The following is a genomic window from Candidatus Omnitrophota bacterium.
CTATCTCATCAACAACCAGGAGCGTCTCTTTGCTGGACTTTTCAAAATCCGCGACTTTGAGAATTTCCCTTACCCCGGCGACATCGGAAGTGATGGCGTTGATAAAAACCAGTTTGTATTTTAATTTTCCGGCTATAAACCTGGAAAAGGCCGTCTTACCCGTTCCGGGCGGCCCCCACAGGAGCGAGGACATGAAGCGCCCTTTCATGATCATTTCCCTCAGCGGCGCGCCCGGGGCAAAAAGGTGATCCTGTCCGCGGAAGCCGTCAATAGAATCCGGCACCAGCCGCCATGAGAGCGGCTGTATATCACCCTGTTTTGTTTTCATCCCTAAATCCTTATCGTGTGATGAATAGCGGGGAGAAATCGAAAATCATCCGCGGCCGGGTGGATGTGATCAGAAGAAGGCTGCGAACAGCAAAGTGGGTTTTCTTAAGCCGCGGTCCAAGAACCGCGGCATCAAAATCCCGTATTCTTCTTAGAGCCCTTCAAAAATCACATTCATCACCACGGCCGCAGAAATATTTTTAACAACGGCTCCGGACGACCGGTTTGCCGCTGCTCTTGTTTTCGCTCCTCTTCCTCTTATCACGCGTTTATCTCGTCTTCTAACTTTTTCGCCATCTCTTCCAAAACTTTACTGTACCCCTCCGTGCGGGAATAACCCTTTTTCTCCAATTCCAAAAGACGCCCGGCTATCTGTATCATCGTCAGTGCCGCAAGTTTCAGCGTGTCCTGCATTCCCAGCGCCTGCCGCAGAGCATCCATCTCCTTCTGGGCCATCTCGGCCGCAGCCTTTATCGTCTCAGGGCTCAATTCATCGTCGGAAATACTGAGTTTGTTCCCCATAAGGGTCACGGAAGTGCTCATTGAACATCCCCTAAGGCGTTAAGCAGCACGCCGACCTTGTCTTTTATTTTTATCCTTTCCAGTTTCATCCTTTCAAAATCCCGCACTATTTTCTCGGAGTTCCTGCCCTGCGAATCCATCGCGCGTATCTGCTCGTCCTTAAGCAGCAGGGCGCTGTTGAGTTTTTCGTTTTCCGCTTTGAGAGCCTTTATAACTCTCACCGCTCTGTCTACGTCGTCCGAAAGTCTTTTTAGATCGTCTTTCATTGCTTCTAATTTTATTTAATTCCCCGCCCCGTTGTCAAGAAAATAAGAGGGATATCGCTTTTTAAAATAAGCAGAAGCATAAGCGTATATCCTGACCGAGGCGAAAATGAAAAATCCCGCGGCAAATGCCATCAGCGGCACCGACGAAGCCGCAAACCTTATATCAACGGAAGGTTTTCCCACAACATTCAAATTAAGAATATAAGCGTGCGGGAAAATAAAAAGAAGCCCCCAGAAAAGAAGGCCCCGTCCTTTTTTTGAAAAAGGCATCATTAAAAGCCCCGCCCAGAAAGGATAGATCAAAAAAGAAAGGTCATAATAAACTCTCAGCATGTGCCTGGCCGCCCGCGTAAAAGTCTTATAATAGCCTTTGACGAATCTGACGGTTATATTTTTTAAGTTTCTGCCGGAAAAAATGTACTGAAAAACCGAGACATTTCTGCCCTCATAAGGCCTCACGAGAGTTTCTTCGGGTGAACGGAAGCCCTCTTCTCCGGCGTGCTCGTGAGAATCCCAGAATCTGGCGTGATTGTTCAAATCGTGAAAAAAGGAGCCATATGCTCTCCGGCAGGAGACAAAAAACGGCGACGCCAGTATCAGCGCGGCAAGAAGCGCGAGAGCGCTTTTTTTAAGAGCCGGCAGCATCGCCCGTCTCTGTTTAAAAACATAAAAAGCAAAACCGGGGATTATAACGGCCAGCGATTCCATCCTCGTTAAAACAAGAGCCGCCGC
Proteins encoded in this region:
- a CDS encoding cell division protein ZapA, encoding MSTSVTLMGNKLSISDDELSPETIKAAAEMAQKEMDALRQALGMQDTLKLAALTMIQIAGRLLELEKKGYSRTEGYSKVLEEMAKKLEDEINA